Sequence from the Thermomicrobiales bacterium genome:
TTGCCACGGCCCGGGTGATAGACATAGGCTCCTCCGATGGAACCGCCGACCCGACGCCCGACCCACTCGTTGTATCGCGTGCGGTTGGTGGTGATCCAAAGATCGGATGTGGGGAGCGCGAGCCGTGCAGTATATGTATCTACCAACGCGGCGATGCGCGCGTCGTCGGTGTCGAGAATCATGGTGAAAGAACGCCTCGTGCAGATGAGTGGGGAACCAACATTCGCAACCTGCTGGAAGCAGGCGGGTTGCCATTCTACTCGTCACGATGCGAGTCGGAACAGCCGATGAGCGATTCTGCCCTGGAGCGGCCGCATCTCGCGATCGTCACCGACGATCTGTCGCTGTCTCATTTCCTCACCGAAGGCCTGCTCTACAGGGGTTCTGGACGAGCGCGATCGGGAGCGGATTGCAGTTCCTCGAAGTCTTGCGGTTGCGATCGTTCGATGCTGTCTTGCTCGATGCTGGAATTGGGGACATCTCGGCCGAGGAGGTCATCCGCCGCATGCGAGGGACTTCGGACCGGGTGGATGCCGGTTCGCCACGAAGCGTCATGCCGGCGATCGTAGTCGCCGGCGTCCCGGGGAGATCTCGCTCGATGCCGTCACCGATGCAGGAGGTCAGCTCCTGCTCGAGCCGCCGTTGGAGATCGAAGAAGTGGGCGCGATCCTGCAACGATTGTTGAGCTAGGCCGGAATGTACGCCTCGGCAATGTTCCCCGTCACGGAATAGACCACGAACTCGCAGATGTTTTCCGTTCGGTCCCCAATGCGCTCCAGATTGTGCGCAGCCCAGAGAAGATGCGTCGCCCGGTTGATGGTGCGCTGATCTTCCATCATGAACGTCAACAACTCGCGATAGACCTGGTTATAGAGTTGGTCGATTTCGTCATCTCTCGCCATCGTTTTTCTGGCAAGTTCGACGTCCGACGTAATGAACGCATCGATCGCGCTCGAAAGCATGCTTCGCGCCACGGATGACATGCGGGGAATATCCACGAGCGGTTTCAAGGGTGGCTCATCTGCGGTGAGCAGGGCAATTTCGCGTTGCCTGCAGCGTGGTCGCCCATACGTTCGAGCTCGGAGATGATGTGCAGACCCAGCAACGATCTGCCGAAGATCGCCAGCCATTGGAGCTTGCATGGCGATCACCGCAAGCGCTTCGCTCTCCAGTCCCCACCGGAGCTCGTTGATGTCGTGATCGGCGCTCACGACCTGTTGCGCGAGCTCGATATCCTGATTCTTGAGGGCATCAGTCGAACGGGCTATTGCTTTGTCAGCCATCGAGCTCAGCTGCACCACCTGGTCTCTCAGGTGACTGAGACTCCGCATGTACTGTTCGCGGGTCATGGTGTCTCCCTTCTTTCGACAGGTCGCCTATCCAAAGCGCCCGGTGATGTAGTCTTCGGTTCGGCCGTCACGTGGGTTGGTGAAAAGCTCGCGCGTTGGGCTCGATTCGATCAGTGTGCCCATTCGGTTCTCTCCAAGTGAGAAGAAGACCGTTTGATCGGAAACGCGCGCTGCTTGCTGCATATTGTGCGTCACGATAGCGATTGTGTAGTTTTGCGCGAGTTCCCGCATGAGGTCCTCGATGCGCAGCGTCGAGATGGGGTCCAGCGCCGAGCACGGCTCATCCATCAGGATTACGTCCGGATTGTTCGCCAGCGCCCGGGCGATGCAGAGTCGCTGCTGCTGGCCGCCAGAGAGCGCGAGACCGCTCTGATCGAGCTTGTCCTTGACTTCGTCCCATAACGCGGCCGAGCGAAGACACCATTCGACCAACTCATCCATTCCCTTGCGAATCCCGTTGACCTTGGCGCCCCATGCGACATTGTCATAGATGCTCTTGGGAAAGGGGTTCGGCTTCTGGAAGACCATGCCGATCCTACGGCGAACCATCACCGGGTCGACATTCGATCCCAGGATGTTCTCACCATGGAAGCGAATCTCCCCTTCCACACGCGCGGACGGAATGAGATCGTTCATCCGATTGATACAGCGGAGCACTGTGCTCTTCCCGCAGCCAGACGGTCCGATCAGGGCGGTGATTTGGTTCTTCGCAATGTCGAAGGTCACATCGCCAACGGCATGAAAGCTTCCGTAGTACACATTCAAGTTGTTTATGTCGATAAGCGGCTCACCGGCGGCGGAATTGACCGGCGCGTCGAGCAGACTGGTTCGTTCGAGCTGTTGTGTCATGGGACTACCACCGTGTCCTGGAGCTAAACCGCTGCCGGACAATGATCGCGATGAGATTCATGGAGATGAGCAACGCGAGCAGCACGATGATGCCAGCCGCGGCCAGGTCTCTAAACTCCGTTTGGGGACGGGACATCCAGTTGTAGATCTGGATCGGAATGGTCGTGTAGGAATCGAAAAACCCGCTTGGTTTGGCCGTGACGAATCCGGCAGCGCCCGCCACGAGCAAGGGCGCGGTCTCGCCGATTGCTCGGGACACGGCAAGGATCACACCGGTCAGAATGCCGGGTACGCGGCCGGGAGAACGTGCGAGGCCGTGACCTGCCAGCGCGTGGCTCCAACGCCGTATGCGGCCTCCCGTAGCGACCAAGGGATCGCCTTCAGCGCTTCCTGGCTGGCAATGATGATGACCGGCAAGCTCAGGGAGGCCATGGTCAGCGCCCTCCAGCGAGCACCACGCGGCCAAGATTGAGCCACTCGACAAAGATGCCAAGCCCAAGCAAGCCATAAACGACCGATGGCACGCCTGCCAGGTTCGAAATGTTGATCTGGAGCATGCGGGTCCAGCGGTTCTTGGGCGCGTACTCCTCGAGATAAATGGCGGCAGCCACTCCCATGGGGAATGCCACGAGCAATGTGAGCGAAATGATCCAAAGCGTGCCGGAGATGGCGATGCTGAGCCCCGCCTTTTCTCCGGCTTACGCGACGGCGGGTTCGTCAACAGCCCCCAGTTGAGCCAATCCCAGCCGCGCTGGAAGATGTACCAAAGGAGAACCACCAGGGCGCCGACCGCAAGGAGCGTGGCAGTCAGAGCACCCAGCGCCCGACGGAGGCGATCCGCTGACGGCCAGGGAGATTCCCCGTGTCCGAAAGCGAACCAGACTGCGGCACGAAAGACTCGGCGCTCATTCGTATTCCTCCCGGAACCGGTGCACGAACCAATGGCTGAAGATGTTCAACGCCAGCGTCATGACAAAGAGCAGGAGCCCGACAGCGAATAGCGAGTAGTAGATCGTCGAGCGCGCGGGGCGTCCCCGGAAACCACCTGGACGATATAGCCAGTCATGGTCTCGCCGGGTCCGAGCGGATTCGTCACCATCTGCGCTTTCGATCCGGCCGCGAGCGCCACGATCATGGTCTCACCAACCGCGCGTGACGCCGCGAGAATGAACGAGGCGACGATGCCCGGACAGCGCCGCCGGCACGATGATGCGCCCCGAAACCTCCAGCTTGGTGGCGCCGAGTGCATAGGCGCCTTCGCGCATCGAGCGCGGCACAGCGCGAATTGCGTCTTCGGAGAACGAGGCAATGAGCGGCACGATCATGATTCCGACGGCGATCGCCGCGGCCAACACGTTGTAGACACTCGTCTGGGTCCAGATTCGCTTCAGAATGTCCGGGGTAATGAATGTCAGCGCGAAGAAACCGTAGATGATGGTCGGGATACCGGCCAGCAATTCCAGCACCGGTTTCAAAATGGCGCGCATTCGGGGAGACGCGTACTCGCTCAGATAAATGGCGCTCATCAACCCAATCGGCACCGCGATCACCATCGAGAGGAGCGTGACCATCAGCGTAGCGGAGACCAACGGCAGGACACCCCACTCTTGCTGATTCTGAAAGAGCGCTGTCCAGGTGGTCCCGGTCAGGAAGTCGACGACAGACACGTCCGCAAAGAAGTTGACCGCTTGCGCCAGCAACACCACCACGATCCCAATCGTGGTCAGGACGGAAACCACCGCGCATGCGAGCAGAATGTACCCAGCGGCCTTTTCGGTCAGGTGCTGTCGTCGCAACAGATCCTGATCGACGTAGGAGTGACCGGGCCGAAAAAACGGCACAGTCTCGGTTCCAATGTCTGTGCCTGTCGTCGGATCGATCGCCATGAATGAACTTCGCTCAGCGGTTGCCATGCGTATTAAACCGCACCTCTTCCTGACGCGACGGACGGCTCCGAGTGTCGGAGCCGTCCCAAGCGGAAAGACGGTCTTGCCTAGCTGGCCGAGTCCGGCGTGCCGGAGCCATCGATAGCAGCGAACAGCTTGGCCTGGTCTTCTGCATAGACCTGGGCGGGAGATCCGACGTATCCGACGTCAGCGACGATCTCGCCTGCGGTTGCGACGTAGAACTTCATGAACTCCTGGACTTCAGGACGCTGCAAGCTTTCGGCATTCACATAGACGTACAGTGGCCGTGAAAGCGGCGCGTAGGTGAGATCGCCAACGGTTTCAGCAGTTGGCTCGACACAGCCGCTACCGCCATCGATCGCCACCAGCTTGAGCCGGTCGGCATTCTGCTCGTAGTAGGCCAGTCCGAAGTAGCCAAGTGCGTTCGTATCGCCGGCAACGCCTTCCACCAGTTGGTTGTCGTCTTCGCTCGGGAGGTAGTTGGTCGTGGAGCTGCCTTCTTCGCCGACGATCTCAGCGGTGAAGTAGTCGAAGGTTCCCGAAGAGGTGCCGGGGCCGTAGAGCGAAATCGGCTCATCCGGGAACGACGGGTCGATCTCGCTCCACTTCGTCGCGGCGCCTTCCGGCTGCCACATCAACTTGAGCTGGTCGACGGTCAGGCATTCGACAAAGTCGTTCTCCGGGTTGACGACCACCGCAATGCCGTCATATGCAACCTCGAAGACGTAGTACTCGACGCCGTTGGCAGCGCATGCCTCGGCTTCTTCCGGCTTGATTTCGCGGGAGGCGTTCTGCAGGTCGGTTTCGCCGTTGCAGAAGCGCTCGAACCCGCCGCCGGTACCCGAGATGCTGACCTCGAGCTGCACACCTGACGCTATGGCCGCGAACTCTTCTGCCATCGCCTCAGTGATGGGTCCGACCGTGGACGAACCATCGGCAACGATCGTGCCGGAGAGGTCGCCGGCATTCTCCGGCTCCTCGTACGGGACTGCGGTGGCGTCCTGGGCGACGGCGCCGCTCAACAGCATCGTCAGCGACAGCCCAATCGCCGCCGCCGAGCCAAGAAGCCCTCGACGCGAGCTTTGCAGGGACGGAATCGACATTCTTTCTCCTTTTCTGCTTGACGGTTTGGTATCACCGGGAACGTCTTCCCGGCACTTCGCTGCCCTTCGGACAGTGAATTCGAGAATGGGAGGACGAAGCGACATCATCAGGACGCCACCTCGAAGCAATATCCGCGGCCGTAAATAGTCCGAATCATTCCGTCCGGACCTCCGGCTTCGCGCAGTTTCGATCTGAGCCATGACATGTGCACGTCGATCGTGCGTTCATCGACGAAGATGTCGGTTCCCCACACCACGTCGAGCAGTTGCTGGCGCGTAAAGACCTGACCGGGCGCCAACGCGAGTTCGCGCAGCAATCCGAACTCCTTCCGGCTCAGCGTCAGATCCCTGGCGCCCACTTGCGCTTTCTGGCTTTCCAGTTCGATCGTGAGGGGGCCACGATAGAGCACAGACGGCGGCCGCGCCGATGGAATCGCGCGGCGGCGCATCGTCGCCCGCACCCGGGCAATGAACTCCCGCAACGCAATCGGCTTGACGACATAGTCGTCCGCGCCCAGTTCGAGTCCGTCGACTTTGTCCTGCTCTTCACCTCGTGCGGAGACGATGAGCACCGGAACGTCGCTGCGGGTCCGGATCTGGCGCAGCACTGCCAGGCCATTCAAACCAGGCAGCATCAGATCGAGAACGACGAGATCGATCTGGTCCAGCTGCTCTCGCACGACCGCCATGGCGGCCTCGCCGTCCGCTGCGCTGATGACACCGTATCCGGCGCGGATCAGGTTGTAGGTGGTTATGCTGCGAAGCGTAGGGTCGTCCTCCACCAACAAGATCGTGCCGCCGATCGATGGCGCCTGCTGGCTGGAGGTTTCGAGTTCGGTTGGAGAAGCACTTCGGTCGCTCATCACGACCAAATGCTATGGACGCCGCGTTAACTCGCGGTTACCGCCCTGTAAATTCCTTGTTAGCGTAAGGAACATCAGGCAACCGGTGTCCCTGTCGAGGTGGTCAGGACCTGAATAGCGGCATCCAGCTGCGCGTCGCCGATCTCGCTGTCAGGTGTCCTCGAAGCCACCACATCTGGCGCGATGCCAACTTTGTCGATCACTTCTTCGTTCGGCGTCAACCAATGCGCAAAGGTAAGCCGGAAAGACGAGCCGTCCTCGAAGACGTGCACCCGCTGCACGGACCCTTTACCGAACGTTGTTTCGCCCACGATCGTCGCGCGCTCGTAGTCCCGCAGCGCTCCGGCAACGATCTCCGCAGAGCTCGCGGTCCCGTTGTTCACCAGTACGACGAGTGGAATGTCATACGCGTTGACGTCGCCCGAGATGATGGGCTGTTCTTTCTCATCCCCCGTGCGACCGGGATCCGTGTCCTCCCAAAGGGCTGGACCGGCATCTTCCGGCACAAAGCGCCCGATCGTCTGTTGCGCGCTTTGCACCCAGCCTCCACCGTTGTTTCGCAGATCGAGGATGATTCCGTCCACACCGTCGTTCTTCGCGGCCTGAAGCGCGGCATCGAGTTCCGCGGC
This genomic interval carries:
- a CDS encoding PhoU domain-containing protein, translating into MTREQYMRSLSHLRDQVVQLSSMADKAIARSTDALKNQDIELAQQVVSADHDINELRWGLESEALAVIAMQAPMAGDLRQIVAGSAHHLRARTYGRPRCRQREIALLTADEPPLKPLVDIPRMSSVARSMLSSAIDAFITSDVELARKTMARDDEIDQLYNQVYRELLTFMMEDQRTINRATHLLWAAHNLERIGDRTENICEFVVYSVTGNIAEAYIPA
- the pstB gene encoding phosphate ABC transporter ATP-binding protein PstB, which translates into the protein MTQQLERTSLLDAPVNSAAGEPLIDINNLNVYYGSFHAVGDVTFDIAKNQITALIGPSGCGKSTVLRCINRMNDLIPSARVEGEIRFHGENILGSNVDPVMVRRRIGMVFQKPNPFPKSIYDNVAWGAKVNGIRKGMDELVEWCLRSAALWDEVKDKLDQSGLALSGGQQQRLCIARALANNPDVILMDEPCSALDPISTLRIEDLMRELAQNYTIAIVTHNMQQAARVSDQTVFFSLGENRMGTLIESSPTRELFTNPRDGRTEDYITGRFG
- a CDS encoding ABC transporter permease subunit, which codes for MASLSLPVIIIASQEALKAIPWSLREAAYGVGATRWQVTASHVLPAAYPAF
- a CDS encoding ABC transporter permease subunit codes for the protein MAIDPTTGTDIGTETVPFFRPGHSYVDQDLLRRQHLTEKAAGYILLACAVVSVLTTIGIVVVLLAQAVNFFADVSVVDFLTGTTWTALFQNQQEWGVLPLVSATLMVTLLSMVIAVPIGLMSAIYLSEYASPRMRAILKPVLELLAGIPTIIYGFFALTFITPDILKRIWTQTSVYNVLAAAIAVGIMIVPLIASFSEDAIRAVPRSMREGAYALGATKLEVSGRIIVPAALSGHRRLVHSRGVTRGW
- a CDS encoding PstS family phosphate ABC transporter substrate-binding protein; protein product: MSIPSLQSSRRGLLGSAAAIGLSLTMLLSGAVAQDATAVPYEEPENAGDLSGTIVADGSSTVGPITEAMAEEFAAIASGVQLEVSISGTGGGFERFCNGETDLQNASREIKPEEAEACAANGVEYYVFEVAYDGIAVVVNPENDFVECLTVDQLKLMWQPEGAATKWSEIDPSFPDEPISLYGPGTSSGTFDYFTAEIVGEEGSSTTNYLPSEDDNQLVEGVAGDTNALGYFGLAYYEQNADRLKLVAIDGGSGCVEPTAETVGDLTYAPLSRPLYVYVNAESLQRPEVQEFMKFYVATAGEIVADVGYVGSPAQVYAEDQAKLFAAIDGSGTPDSAS
- a CDS encoding response regulator transcription factor — protein: MSDRSASPTELETSSQQAPSIGGTILLVEDDPTLRSITTYNLIRAGYGVISAADGEAAMAVVREQLDQIDLVVLDLMLPGLNGLAVLRQIRTRSDVPVLIVSARGEEQDKVDGLELGADDYVVKPIALREFIARVRATMRRRAIPSARPPSVLYRGPLTIELESQKAQVGARDLTLSRKEFGLLRELALAPGQVFTRQQLLDVVWGTDIFVDERTIDVHMSWLRSKLREAGGPDGMIRTIYGRGYCFEVAS